From the genome of Candidatus Zixiibacteriota bacterium, one region includes:
- the trpE gene encoding anthranilate synthase component I, producing the protein MTVNPHPAASALGKRPMSIRSLDMPADLETPVTAFLKLRGHGAKILLESVERGVQLGRYSFIGIAPDTKVTISTAGAAIERPQGVSLIPADVVRQDPLACLKSLLGSYAPRDDQSLPPLLGGLVGYIGYDVVRSIERIPELRPDNLGLPSAMLYLVETLLVFDHVQHRLRLITLSECDESDRAQARLESLAAALRKPLSHSPIRGVAAGVEPQSEFTKPAFCAAVERIKEYISAGEVYQLVLSRRLTGHTDADSFTIYRALRMLNPSPYLFYLDFGDTKLIGSSPEALVTLSGREATVRPIAGTRPRGESAEEDHRMAAELLSDEKERAEHVMLVDLGRNDLGRCCTVGSVRVSEFMEIERFSHVMHMTSTVKGMLRDSLDQFDLFRAAFPAGTVTGAPKIRAMQLIEELEMQQRGPYAGAVGYFSLSGDMDWCIAIRTIVMQGSLYHLQAGAGIVADSVPEREFDETRHKLAALQRAIAAAEEGF; encoded by the coding sequence ATGACGGTAAACCCACATCCGGCCGCTTCGGCGCTCGGCAAGCGCCCAATGTCCATCCGGTCGCTGGATATGCCTGCTGATCTCGAGACGCCCGTCACGGCGTTTCTCAAGCTGAGGGGGCATGGGGCCAAAATCCTGCTCGAATCAGTCGAACGCGGCGTTCAACTCGGAAGGTATTCGTTTATCGGCATCGCGCCGGACACGAAAGTCACGATCAGTACCGCCGGCGCTGCTATTGAACGGCCACAGGGGGTATCACTCATCCCGGCCGACGTCGTCCGACAGGATCCACTCGCCTGTCTCAAATCTCTGCTCGGTTCATATGCCCCGCGCGACGATCAGAGCCTTCCTCCGCTGCTCGGCGGCCTGGTAGGCTATATCGGCTATGATGTGGTCCGTTCCATTGAAAGAATCCCCGAACTCAGACCTGATAATCTCGGGCTGCCGAGTGCCATGCTGTATTTGGTCGAGACGCTGCTCGTATTCGATCACGTACAGCATCGCCTTCGACTTATAACGTTGTCGGAATGTGATGAATCCGACAGAGCCCAGGCCCGCCTTGAAAGTCTTGCAGCGGCCCTGCGCAAACCGCTCAGCCACTCTCCGATTCGCGGCGTGGCCGCGGGGGTCGAACCGCAGTCGGAATTCACGAAACCGGCATTTTGTGCCGCCGTGGAACGCATAAAAGAGTACATAAGCGCGGGCGAGGTTTATCAGTTGGTGCTGTCCCGACGGCTTACCGGCCATACCGACGCCGACTCGTTTACCATTTACCGCGCTCTCCGTATGCTCAACCCGTCTCCGTACCTGTTTTATCTCGATTTTGGAGACACGAAGCTCATCGGCTCGTCGCCGGAAGCGCTGGTCACGCTGTCCGGACGCGAAGCAACTGTCCGCCCGATTGCCGGAACGCGGCCCCGCGGAGAATCCGCCGAAGAAGACCACCGCATGGCGGCGGAACTCCTGTCGGACGAGAAAGAACGCGCCGAACACGTTATGCTGGTTGACCTCGGTCGAAACGATCTTGGCCGGTGCTGTACGGTCGGATCCGTACGGGTCAGCGAGTTCATGGAGATTGAGCGGTTCTCCCACGTAATGCACATGACCTCAACCGTGAAAGGTATGCTGCGCGACTCGCTGGACCAATTTGACCTGTTCCGCGCGGCATTCCCGGCCGGGACTGTCACCGGCGCTCCGAAGATCAGGGCGATGCAACTCATTGAGGAATTGGAGATGCAGCAGCGCGGACCCTACGCAGGGGCAGTCGGATACTTCTCTCTGTCAGGAGACATGGACTGGTGCATAGCGATACGCACGATAGTCATGCAAGGCTCGCTTTATCATCTCCAGGCGGGGGCGGGCATAGTCGCTGACTCCGTTCCCGAGCGCGAGTTCGACGAGACACGGCACAAGCTGGCCGCCCTGCAACGTGCGATCGCGGCGGCAGAGGAGGGTTTCTGA
- a CDS encoding aminodeoxychorismate/anthranilate synthase component II, whose amino-acid sequence MVVLIDNYDSFTYNLVQHVGELGAEVTVVRNDSVSIEDLEALAPRYLIVSPGPGNPDSAGISMDAIRHFSATTPILGVCLGHQCLAQVNGGTVRRADRLMHGKVSPIYHHARGLFQGLSSPFDATRYHSLIVEESTLPEHCEVTAYTSDGEVMGLQLKDRPVFGVQFHPESILTEHGRLLMKNFLTRSYS is encoded by the coding sequence ATGGTCGTCCTGATTGATAACTACGATTCGTTTACCTACAACCTCGTTCAGCATGTAGGCGAACTTGGCGCCGAAGTGACGGTGGTTCGCAACGACAGTGTGTCTATCGAAGACCTGGAAGCGCTCGCCCCCCGCTACCTCATCGTCTCACCCGGCCCGGGCAATCCCGACAGTGCGGGTATTTCAATGGATGCTATCCGGCACTTCTCTGCGACCACCCCAATTCTCGGCGTCTGCCTGGGTCACCAATGCCTCGCGCAAGTCAACGGCGGCACGGTGCGGCGCGCCGACCGCCTCATGCACGGCAAGGTATCGCCGATCTACCACCATGCTCGAGGCCTTTTTCAGGGTCTATCAAGCCCGTTCGACGCTACCCGATACCACTCCCTGATTGTCGAGGAGTCGACACTCCCGGAGCACTGCGAAGTAACCGCGTACACGTCTGATGGCGAAGTCATGGGACTGCAACTCAAGGACCGCCCGGTCTTCGGTGTGCAATTCCATCCCGAGTCGATTCTTACCGAACACGGACGGCTCTTGATGAAGAATTTCCTGACGAGGAGCTACTCATGA
- the trpD gene encoding anthranilate phosphoribosyltransferase, translating to MISEAIKRLLEGEDLSCEDTQAAIEGIIDGAVTAVQAASFLTALRIKGESVEELVGAARVMRSHVTPIPHSHARVVDTCGTGGDGTGTFNISTTVAFVLAAAGLRVAKHGNRSISSRSGSADVLEALGARLDLSPDQVAACINRVGIGFLYAPSLHPAMRAIAPVRRELGFRTVFNLLGPLTNPAAASHQIIGVFDPAYTELLAQAASALGLQRVFVVYNSHGLDELATCGTNRVSTFECGTVRTFDIDPRQLGFQPCSAESLRGGDAVDNAEITRRVLAGEPGPALDTVVLNAALGLFCAGAADSLPEGIAIARETIESGAAGETLNRFVTFTNRVHRAA from the coding sequence ATGATATCAGAGGCTATCAAGCGGCTGCTCGAGGGTGAAGACCTGAGCTGCGAAGACACGCAGGCAGCGATCGAGGGTATTATCGACGGCGCTGTAACCGCCGTCCAGGCCGCTTCGTTTCTCACTGCCCTGCGTATCAAGGGCGAGTCTGTGGAGGAACTGGTAGGCGCTGCCCGGGTGATGCGCAGCCATGTCACACCGATACCGCATTCTCACGCACGCGTAGTAGACACCTGCGGGACCGGCGGTGACGGTACGGGAACCTTCAACATTTCAACGACTGTCGCGTTCGTTCTCGCCGCGGCGGGCCTCAGGGTGGCCAAACATGGCAATCGGAGTATCTCAAGCCGTTCGGGCAGTGCGGACGTTCTCGAGGCGCTCGGCGCCCGGCTCGATCTCTCGCCCGACCAGGTAGCGGCCTGTATCAACCGGGTCGGCATCGGATTTCTCTATGCGCCGAGCCTGCATCCGGCAATGCGTGCTATCGCTCCGGTTCGTCGCGAGCTTGGCTTCCGCACGGTATTCAACCTGCTGGGCCCGCTAACCAACCCGGCGGCAGCGTCACATCAAATCATCGGGGTCTTCGATCCCGCGTACACCGAACTACTGGCCCAAGCGGCATCAGCGCTGGGCTTGCAGAGGGTGTTCGTCGTTTATAACTCACATGGACTCGATGAATTGGCCACCTGCGGCACAAATCGAGTCTCGACATTCGAATGCGGGACGGTGCGCACGTTTGACATTGATCCGAGGCAACTCGGCTTCCAGCCTTGCTCGGCCGAATCACTGCGCGGTGGCGACGCGGTTGACAACGCCGAGATCACGCGGCGAGTGCTTGCGGGCGAACCGGGACCGGCGCTTGACACTGTCGTGCTGAACGCTGCCCTCGGACTGTTTTGCGCGGGTGCCGCTGACAGCCTCCCCGAGGGGATTGCCATCGCGCGAGAGACAATTGAATCGGGAGCCGCCGGCGAAACCCTGAACAGATTCGTAACCTTCACCAATCGGGTGCATCGTGCTGCATGA
- the trpC gene encoding indole-3-glycerol phosphate synthase TrpC, which produces MKHKRAELAALSRRGIVGLREIVGSLPPVKSLREALLRGPGVSLIAEIKRRSPSRGMLAQSVNVAQRAELYQRAGAHAVSVLTDSRFFHGSADDLKLARSRVSVPILRKDFILSEYQVYESRAIGADAILLIVAALRPEELESYFHLALSIGLEVLVEVHDETEAAAACAIGAGVIGINNRDLRTFTVDLSVTERVVPFLPDNVAIVSESGVKNADDLVRLRTAGVHAALVGESLMTATDPAAMIGNLLRAAV; this is translated from the coding sequence GTGAAACACAAACGCGCCGAGCTTGCCGCACTCTCGCGCCGGGGGATCGTCGGCCTCCGCGAAATTGTCGGCAGTCTCCCCCCGGTTAAAAGTCTTCGGGAAGCCCTGCTTCGGGGTCCGGGTGTCTCTCTGATCGCGGAAATCAAACGTCGTTCTCCGTCACGGGGTATGTTAGCACAATCGGTCAACGTTGCGCAACGCGCCGAATTGTACCAGCGGGCCGGCGCGCATGCGGTTTCCGTGCTTACCGACAGCCGCTTTTTTCATGGTTCGGCTGATGATCTCAAGCTTGCCCGCTCCCGAGTTTCTGTCCCCATCCTGCGAAAAGACTTCATCCTTTCGGAGTATCAGGTCTATGAGTCCCGGGCCATCGGCGCCGACGCAATCCTGTTGATCGTAGCGGCGCTCCGGCCGGAAGAACTCGAGTCGTACTTTCATCTGGCGTTGTCAATCGGACTCGAAGTGCTGGTTGAGGTGCACGATGAGACTGAAGCAGCCGCGGCCTGCGCAATCGGCGCAGGAGTTATCGGTATTAACAATCGTGACCTCAGGACCTTCACGGTGGACCTCTCGGTCACGGAACGGGTCGTTCCTTTCTTGCCCGACAACGTAGCCATCGTCTCCGAGAGCGGCGTGAAGAACGCCGACGATCTTGTGCGGCTGCGAACCGCCGGAGTGCACGCCGCGCTCGTAGGTGAATCGCTTATGACTGCGACCGACCCAGCTGCGATGATCGGTAATCTTCTGAGGGCGGCCGTATGA
- a CDS encoding phosphoribosylanthranilate isomerase, with the protein MTRVKICGVTNTGDAVAAINAGADMIGFVFAPSPRQVTPAAVKEIIGELSHMVITVGVFANEDASHAALISQDCGIDMLQLHGAVSGDTTVDIPIIRAVSRPADLECIQLSNWRYVLLDGSHPSLHGGTGRVCDWTAASRIARLQDLFLAGGLTPENVGEALSQVRPYAVDVSSGVEHAPGRKDHKKIQHFIHEVRSWECRMRAAISGNSGDGLSPRH; encoded by the coding sequence ATGACCAGGGTGAAGATATGCGGTGTCACAAACACCGGCGACGCCGTTGCAGCTATCAACGCCGGCGCCGACATGATCGGGTTCGTATTCGCACCGAGCCCCCGACAAGTCACTCCGGCGGCCGTGAAGGAGATCATCGGAGAGCTGTCGCACATGGTGATTACGGTCGGCGTGTTTGCGAACGAAGATGCCTCTCACGCTGCCCTGATTTCGCAGGACTGCGGCATCGATATGCTTCAGCTGCATGGCGCCGTTTCCGGAGACACTACCGTAGACATTCCGATCATCCGTGCCGTTTCCCGACCGGCCGATCTCGAATGCATCCAACTATCCAATTGGAGGTATGTGTTGCTTGACGGATCTCATCCGTCCCTTCACGGAGGGACCGGACGAGTCTGCGACTGGACTGCTGCCTCCCGGATAGCGCGGCTGCAGGATTTATTTCTCGCGGGCGGGCTTACACCTGAAAACGTCGGTGAGGCTCTATCACAGGTGCGGCCGTATGCGGTAGACGTGTCTAGTGGCGTCGAACACGCGCCGGGCCGCAAAGATCACAAAAAGATCCAACACTTCATACACGAGGTACGCTCATGGGAGTGCCGAATGCGCGCGGCTATTTCGGGAAATTCGGGGGACGGTTTGTCCCCGAGACACTGA
- the trpB gene encoding tryptophan synthase subunit beta, with product MGVPNARGYFGKFGGRFVPETLMAALTQLEREYWSARRDPVFRRELHALLRDFVGRRTPLYFAERLTDRWMGPRVYLKREDLNHTGAHKINNCIGQALLTRRMGKRRVIAETGAGQHGVAVATVAARFGFSCTVYMGAQDIKRQAPNVLRMTLLGAEVVPVTGGSGTLKDATNEAMRDWVASVEHTHYIIGSTVGPHPFPMIVRDFQSVIGRETRRQALRSTGRFPDVIVACVGGGSNALGMFHPFVREKQVRLVGVESAGDGLASGRHAATLSCGKPGVLHGSFSFMLQSTDGQVQETHTISAGLDYPGVGPEHSYLRESGRVEYVTATDREALDAFNELSRYEGIIPALESSFALAGARKVAATMRQDAILVVNLSGRGDKDLGTVADLITNQVSESEPTAERKAAS from the coding sequence ATGGGAGTGCCGAATGCGCGCGGCTATTTCGGGAAATTCGGGGGACGGTTTGTCCCCGAGACACTGATGGCAGCGCTTACGCAACTGGAACGTGAGTACTGGTCCGCGCGGCGAGACCCGGTCTTTCGCCGCGAATTGCACGCCTTGCTGCGCGATTTTGTAGGGCGGCGGACGCCGCTGTATTTCGCCGAACGACTGACCGACCGTTGGATGGGGCCCCGCGTATACCTCAAACGCGAAGACCTCAACCATACGGGAGCGCACAAAATCAACAACTGCATCGGCCAGGCCCTGCTGACTCGCCGCATGGGAAAGCGGAGGGTCATTGCGGAGACCGGCGCCGGCCAGCACGGCGTCGCAGTAGCAACGGTCGCAGCCCGCTTCGGCTTCTCCTGTACCGTCTACATGGGAGCCCAGGATATTAAACGGCAGGCTCCCAACGTTCTCCGCATGACCCTGCTCGGCGCCGAAGTCGTGCCTGTTACCGGAGGCAGCGGTACATTGAAGGACGCCACCAACGAAGCGATGCGCGATTGGGTGGCGAGCGTCGAGCATACCCATTACATCATCGGATCAACCGTTGGTCCGCATCCCTTCCCCATGATCGTCCGCGACTTCCAATCCGTCATCGGTCGTGAGACTCGTCGGCAGGCCTTGCGGTCAACCGGTCGGTTTCCAGATGTCATCGTCGCCTGCGTCGGCGGCGGCAGCAACGCCCTGGGTATGTTCCACCCCTTCGTGCGCGAGAAGCAAGTGCGGTTGGTGGGCGTCGAGTCGGCTGGTGACGGCCTCGCATCCGGCCGTCACGCGGCTACTCTCTCCTGCGGCAAACCGGGCGTCCTCCACGGCAGTTTCAGTTTCATGCTCCAGAGCACCGACGGTCAGGTACAGGAAACACACACGATTTCCGCTGGATTGGACTATCCCGGTGTCGGCCCGGAGCACAGCTATCTTCGCGAATCGGGACGAGTCGAGTACGTGACCGCGACCGATCGCGAGGCACTCGATGCATTCAATGAACTGAGTCGATACGAAGGCATCATCCCCGCCCTTGAGTCGTCATTCGCCCTCGCCGGCGCCCGGAAGGTGGCGGCAACAATGCGACAAGACGCGATTCTTGTCGTAAACCTGTCCGGACGCGGCGACAAAGACCTCGGCACGGTCGCCGATCTTATCACAAACCAGGTGTCTGAATCCGAACCCACAGCCGAACGAAAGGCGGCCTCATGA
- the trpA gene encoding tryptophan synthase subunit alpha, which yields MNLPTRRFSSVRRAFVPYLMAGYPDPDTFCRLFRDVCVAGADIVEVGIPFSDPLADGPTIQHASERALAHGVTVSQALSMLAECGASSSTPAVIMSYLNPLLQYGLERFAREAHRVGVRGLIVPDTIVEETAPLERICRSCGIDLVQLLAPTSPPERQQLILQRTRGFVYLVSVAGVTGARPLLADDLVQWIAHIKAQSPVPVVVGFGISTPEQAARVASEADGVVIGSAIIDIVRHSTSSDAACAEVKAFTSAVRHALDAVPPVTQSPLPSRRI from the coding sequence ATGAATCTTCCAACTCGTCGTTTTTCTTCCGTGCGCCGCGCGTTTGTCCCGTACCTCATGGCGGGGTACCCGGATCCCGACACGTTTTGCAGGCTCTTTCGAGACGTATGTGTTGCCGGCGCAGACATTGTTGAAGTCGGCATTCCTTTTTCTGATCCGCTGGCTGACGGACCGACCATCCAGCATGCGTCGGAACGCGCGCTTGCTCACGGAGTCACGGTATCGCAGGCGCTCTCGATGCTCGCTGAGTGCGGTGCGAGTAGCTCGACACCAGCCGTGATCATGAGTTATCTGAACCCGCTCCTGCAATATGGGCTGGAGCGGTTCGCGCGGGAGGCGCACCGCGTGGGCGTACGCGGGTTGATCGTCCCCGACACCATCGTTGAAGAGACTGCACCGCTCGAACGCATCTGTCGCTCGTGCGGAATCGACCTGGTCCAGTTGCTCGCCCCAACGTCACCCCCTGAGCGCCAGCAGCTGATCCTTCAGCGAACGCGCGGTTTTGTGTACCTGGTGTCAGTCGCCGGGGTGACCGGCGCCCGCCCGTTGCTCGCCGACGATCTTGTCCAGTGGATCGCGCACATCAAGGCACAAAGCCCGGTGCCGGTGGTTGTCGGTTTCGGCATTTCCACCCCCGAGCAGGCCGCCCGGGTTGCGAGCGAAGCTGACGGCGTGGTTATCGGAAGCGCCATCATAGACATCGTCCGACACAGCACTTCGTCCGACGCGGCGTGTGCAGAAGTGAAAGCGTTTACGTCTGCAGTTCGTCATGCTCTCGACGCTGTTCCGCCCGTAACACAATCACCCCTACCATCGAGGCGAATATGA
- the aroF gene encoding 3-deoxy-7-phosphoheptulonate synthase, with protein MTVVVMRPGATVREISSVLKKVESLGYRPHLSQGNGRTAIGLIGNGSELSLQDILSLPGVAEIAPVAKPFKLGSREFRNTATEVAVGDVVIGGDRVIMMAGPCSVESREQTMMIAESVAGSGGHILRGGAFKPRTSPYSFRGLGEAGLKILAEARQRTGLPIVTEVLSAHDVDLVCEYADIIQIGARNMQNFALLDELGRLTKPILLKRGLMSTIEELLMSAEYILAGGNPNVILCERGIRSFEKYTRNTLDIAAVPVLKQLSHLPVVVDPSHATGRRDLVAPVARAAIAAGADGLIVETHQDPDHALSDGDQSLTLSQFEQLMSDLRALASAVGRSM; from the coding sequence ATGACGGTTGTTGTAATGAGACCGGGGGCTACCGTACGTGAGATCAGTTCGGTTCTGAAGAAGGTCGAGTCGCTCGGTTACCGCCCCCACCTTTCGCAGGGAAACGGACGGACGGCAATCGGCCTTATCGGCAACGGGTCGGAGCTTAGTCTGCAGGACATACTGTCGCTGCCGGGCGTGGCGGAGATCGCACCGGTCGCCAAGCCGTTCAAGCTCGGCAGCCGGGAATTCCGCAACACCGCGACCGAGGTGGCGGTTGGCGATGTCGTCATCGGCGGCGACCGCGTGATAATGATGGCCGGGCCATGCTCGGTGGAATCGCGTGAACAGACGATGATGATCGCCGAGTCCGTGGCCGGCTCGGGTGGTCATATCCTTCGCGGCGGCGCCTTCAAACCGCGAACCTCACCGTACAGTTTCCGTGGCCTGGGGGAGGCGGGACTGAAGATTCTTGCGGAGGCACGACAGCGAACCGGATTGCCCATCGTCACTGAAGTTCTATCGGCGCACGATGTCGACCTGGTGTGCGAGTATGCAGACATCATCCAGATAGGTGCCCGCAACATGCAGAATTTTGCGCTCCTCGACGAGCTTGGCCGTCTGACCAAACCTATTCTGCTGAAACGGGGACTGATGTCGACGATCGAGGAACTGCTCATGTCGGCGGAGTACATACTTGCCGGCGGCAATCCCAACGTCATCCTGTGCGAGCGAGGGATCCGCAGCTTTGAGAAATACACACGTAATACGCTGGACATCGCCGCTGTGCCCGTACTGAAACAACTGAGCCACCTGCCGGTGGTGGTGGATCCATCACATGCCACCGGGCGTCGCGACCTGGTTGCCCCGGTCGCGCGGGCGGCCATTGCGGCCGGAGCCGACGGCCTCATCGTCGAAACCCACCAAGACCCGGATCACGCCCTTTCCGATGGCGATCAGTCGCTTACGTTGTCCCAGTTTGAGCAGTTGATGTCCGACTTGCGGGCTCTTGCATCGGCGGTCGGCCGGTCCATGTAG